The stretch of DNA GAAGATTAAGAGGAATGATAAAACCAAATGTGGTGGTTAGTTCCTATAATCCAGCACAGGACAGGCAGAAACAGGAATATTGCTGTGAATTAAAGGCCAACCTTAGCTACAGaatgaaaccctttctcaataagagtgagaaagagaaaaatgattctGATGTAAGTCTTGTATGatagccatttctttcttttttttttttttttttttgagacagggtttctctgcggttttggagcctgtcctggaactagctcttgtagaccaggctggtctcgaactcacaaagatccgcctgcctctgcctcctgagtgctgggattaaaggcgtgcgccaccaccgcccggctgatagccatttcttaaaatacacacaagaggccaggcagtggtggtgcacacctttaataccaacacttgggaggcagaggcttgcagatctctgtgaattcaaggccatcctggtctacagagttggttccaggacaggttctaaaactacagagaaaccctgtcttgagaaactttaaaaaaaaaaaaaaaatgctcacgAGGAGCGACCCTTGGTAGAATGGGAGGTTTGGAgccttgttttctggttttgggaatcaaactcaggcctcttTCATGCTAGGTGAGCCTTTACCATTGAGTTACACTCCCAAGCTGAGCTTCCTGATTCTTCCTAAGGAGAAATGCTGGAGTAAACAGAGCCATGGTAGGTAACTACAAGGATTCTGTGAAGAGGTTTAAGAGCCCTGTTTAAAAtcgtgtcttttttgtttgtttgttaggggACAGGGTCttaactatgtagctctggctattctagaactcatgctatagatcaggctggcctcaaactcacagagatctgcctgcttctgcctcctgaatgctgagattaataaaggtgtgcaccactacacctggctcatgtgtcttatttttgttcaccaccctcccacacacacatacaaacttcctttctttctgtagttTTCAAGGAGACTGGGAAGCAGCAGCAATGTCTGATTTTGTAGAAAGTGAGGCTGAAGAGTCAGAGGAAGAATACAATGATGAAGGCGAGGTGGTACCTAGAGTCACCAAGAAGtttgtggaagaggaggatgaTGGTAAGGAGGCCCCAGCCTCAACCTTCTCCCCACTATTCCTAAGCTTTGGATAGTTGGATTCTTGCTGATGAAAGGCTCAGGCTAAGCACAGGTCTCACACATGAGGTACCAGCTTGAGAACGTTGAGTCATTCTTAGAAATGCATAGTGCATCGCTCTGCTGTGTCCCAGGCACAACAGTTAGAACTAGCTAGGCAAAATAAGATGCAGTTACTGTTTATGTTAGTTTGAGTTTACATTAGTGTGTGGGACAGACAGTAAACTGATAGAGAAATCTCTAATGTTTCCCACTTTTATTCCCATGAATGtttttgtaccccatttttctaAGCTTTAAGGTCATCAAGAGAGTAGAATTATGAAGTAACTTTAAAGGGGGAACAGGCGGTATAACTTTcagcaaaagaataaaagaaggtgTGTGGCTGCTGAGTTTGTCCTTTGAGGAAAACAGGTTACTGGAAGCTGTAAAGCATCTACTAATGTAAGGAGGCAAGGTAATTAGGAAGATCGTCTTTCCTAAAGACAGCTGGTAAATGTGGGGAAGAAACCTTCCAAGTCCTGCTCTTTGCCATTACATGGGACAGAGAATAGACATGCCACCTAGTCACTAGGTTCAGGGGGCGTGGATAATTGAAATTAAGCGGGTAGTCTGCCTTCACCCTCTAATCCCAGTCTCCATGTCTCAACCCACATGTTttcagatgaggaggaggaagaagagaatctaGATGATCAAGATGAGCAAGGCAACCTAAAAGGCTTTAtcaatgatgacgatgatgaagaagaaggggaggaagatgaGGGCAGCGACTCTGCTGATTCAGAGGATGATGTTGGCCACAAGAAGAGAAAACGCAGTTAGTAGCATGTCCCGGTGTCAGCTGAGGCAGGGGTGGAAGTTGCAGTGGAGAAGAGCCTCCTCTCACCATGAGTACACTTTGTTCTCTTTAGCTTTTGATGACCGTCTGGAAGATGATGATTTTGACCTCATTGAGGAGAATTTGGGTGTTAAAGTCAAGCGAGGAGTAAGtactttctttatcctttttcctGAATAGTTTGGGGgcatcagagaagagaaaggtccCCAGCAGCATAATGCTGTAGGTCCCAGATCTgaagtctaaaagaaaaagatttgtcAGTTTGCAGGACGGGCCTTGGGGCTGCATAAACATCACTCAACGTGTTCTTTCCCATCTCACTTGACAAAAGTAATTGTGGTGGGAATATAGAAGTGAGCCTGGATAACAGGTATCCTTATTAGACACCTACATGCCCCATCttaataaagcatattttctcAACACTAGCAAAAATACCGACGTGTCAAAAAAATGtctgatgatgaagatgatgatgaagaggagTATGGCAAAGAGGAACATGAAAAGGAGGCTATTGCAGGGGAAATCTTCCaggatgaggaaggggaagaaggacaGGAGGCTGTAGAGGCCCCCATGGCTCctccagaggaagaggaggaggatgatgaAGAGTCAGGTACACAACAGATGCTAGACAGGGAAGCCAGCATTGGGTGGATGTTGACATTTCCTGTTCCTTAATAGGGAGGTCCTTTAAGGCAACCCCCTAATTTCCCTGGCAGGAACCAGGCTTATCCACTGACTGAGCATTAACTTTTTCCTTCTCCAGATATTGACGATTTCATTGTGGATGATGATGGCCAGCCTTTGAAAAAACCCAAATGGCGGAAAAAGCTTCCTGGATATACGGATGCGTAAGTGTACCTGCCACAGTGTGGTAATAAAGACATTAAATGGGCATGTGATCAGGAAATCTAGAGGCTTCTGCCAAAATTAAGATGTCCCAAACTCACATCCATTTTTGTTCTGTGCCTCAAATCACACCTCTACTAGACAGTGGCTTCCAACTGCTCCTTCAGTCACTGCTCTCAAACATGTGAAAGATTAGGCTGAAGCCAGGCGTGGTAGcgcaggcctttagtcccaggatttaggaggcagaagtaggtagatctctatgagttcaaggccagcctggtctatagagctaggatagctagggttgttacacagtgaaaccctgtctcaaaaaaaaaaaaaaaattagaatagagTTCCACATGGGCATGCATCCAGGATCCCTGATGTGCCCAGTATATTCACATATAGATGACTTTCTAACCTGCAGCAAAGTATAGTAGTTTGAAAGGTTTTGTTCTAAGGGAATGCTGTAGCAACTTGGCAGAAGATGGTTTGCCAAACAGAATAAGGACCCATCTAACTGTGATATTTGGCTCTTATCCCTGGCAGGTGCCAAAGATAGACTTTTTATCCTCTGATAATGGTTTGCCTTGAAACTTCCAGGCACCTATTTATTCCACATTGAATATGGTTTTCCGACTGgcttttctctttgctcctttAGTCCTGAGGCATGCAGAGGATGTAGGGAGGGGTtgcatttctcctccctctcaaTCCCCTTATTCTCACGCATAGAGCCCTGCAGGAAGCTCAGGAGATCTTCGGGGTGGACTTTGACTATGACGAGTTTGAGAAATACAATGAATACgatgaggagctggaggaagactATGAGTATGAGGATGACGAGGCTGAAGGGGAAATCCGGGTGCGCCCCAAGAaaaccaccaagaagcatgtgAGCCGCAGGAGCATCTTTGAGATGTATGAACCAAGTGAACTGGAGAGCAGCCACCTCACAGATCAGGACAATGAAATCCGAGCCACTGACCTGCCTGAGAGGTTCCAGGTAGGAAATCACAATGAGTAGTATCCATTGGACTACTACTCAGTATCCATCTGAGTCAGGTCCAGGGAGTCTATTTATTCTGGCAGTACTGAGTGCTGTTGTTGATTGTtctcttcttactttttaattttgaaactgAGTCTCACTAACTTAGGCTGGCCTTTGGTTGATTCTGTAGCCCAAGCAGGTCTTAAACCTCAGTCTCCTaggtagctaggattacaggactGACATTGAAATGGTGgcttttttgatcttttttttttctttttgttttttgcttttgttatttttattgttttgttagtttttgagacaggttttcatgtagaccagagtggcctcagtAAGTAGTCAAGAgtaaccttaaatttctgatcctcttgccttcatctTTTTTGTTGGGGAGTCTgggacaatgtttctctgtgtgaaccTACCTGGTTGTCTTGGCACTtgctctggccttgaactcagagatcggtctgcctctgtctcagtgctgggattaaaggcgtgcgccaccctcCACGCGTGGCTCTGTGTcttttctcaagtgctgggattatatataCCTTCATGCCAGATTTTGTGCTGCTgaggttttgtgcatgctaggcaaccaCTCTGTCAACTAAGCTATTTTCTTAGCCCTAAAATGgtattcctttttctttggagGATGGGTGGTgcgggttttttttgtttgtttgtttgtttttgtttgtttttgttgttgttgttgttgttttggttttttgagacagggtttttcagtgtaatcctggctgtcctggaatttgctctgtagaccagtctgcttttgaactcacatagattgcctaactctgcctcctaaatgctgagattaaaggtttgcaccaccaccatctactGTGAAAtgatactctttttttgtttttttgagacaagtctctgtgaaacagtcgtggctgttctgtagaccaggctagttttgaattcacagagatctgcctgcctctgcctcccatgcgctgggcttaaaggcgtgcgacaccactgcccagctgacatGGTATTCTCAACAGATCTGGAAAATGCCCATTTTATGTCAGGTGACACTAGAAGTATGTACCTGAGGATCACATGCTTCTGTTCAGAAGTGTTACGTTTTTTCCTGAGCAGGATACAAAATAAAGATGTGTCACCCTCTTTTCCCCTACAGCTCCGCTCCATCCCTGTCAAGGCAGCTGAAGATGATGAGCTAGAAGAAGAAGCTGACTGGATCTACAGAAATGCCTTTGCCACACCAACCATTTCTTTACAGGTACTCAGAAGTTTAGATTTGAGAGGCTAGAAAGCTGGCTGGATAGTTAGAAGcgttgctgcccttgcagagaccacagatttggttcccagcacccacatatggttcacaactgcctgtacctgGAGTTCTATGGTTCCTACTCTTTCTGATGACCTCTGGGCACCAGGTACTcacatggcacacatatatacatgtaggcaaagcattcatacacataaagtaaatgtTAAAAGTTCTGATATGAGCCAGAGGTCAGTTGATGAAAATGAGAAGCTATTCCTTCCCTATGTGCTGCTTGTGTATGCCTGGGAAAGAgtacgtatatgtgtgtgtattaagaaaaatactaagcaaaaaaaaaataaaaaaaaaaaaagaaaaatactaagcaagcattggtggtgcacacttttaatcccataatcccaacacttgagaggcagaggcaagcagatatctgtgaCTTCAAGtccagcttagtctacaaagcttgagttccaggatagtcaagactacacagcaaaatcctgctctaaaaactgagagagagggctggagagatggctcagtggttaagagcattgcctgctcttccaaaggtcctgagttcaattcccagcaaccacatggtggctcaNNNNNNNNNNNNNNNNNNNNNNNNNNNNNNNNNNNNNNNNNNNNNNNNNNNNNNNNNNNNNNNNNNNNNNNNNNNNNNNNNNNNNNNNNNNNNNNNNNNNtctggtgccctcttctggcctgcaggcatacaaacaggcagaatactatatacataataaataaattttaaaaaaaaactgagagagagataaaaaagcaaagaaaaattttagatttCATCAGAAAATGCTCTCATGTTTTGAAGCTCCTGTGTgctaagacaggaagtaaaagtaacgtgtcttgcttcttttgtttttgcttcttacTATAGGAAAGCTGTGATTACCTAGACCGTGGGCAGCCAACTAGTAGCTTCAGTCGCAAAGGACCCAGCACGATTCAGAAGATCAAAGAGGCCCTGGGCTTCATGCGGAATCAGCATTTTGAGGTTGCTCCTTGAGCTCTAGTAGGCCAGTGGTTAGAAATTTATTACAATTTAGAGGGTGAGGCAAGAGGTAGCTACAATCAAGTGGTAAACCCCCTTCCTCATCCTTAGAAGTCTCTTAAACTCAAGAGTGCTGTGACTAGCAAGAGATACTAGTAACCAAGGGGACAAGATAGCCTGTCTGTAATGTTACCTACTCCACGGGGGAGAACATCGCACTGCATAGCCAGTTGGAAAGATCATTCTTGTAATTGTGAATTTTATGGCGCTATTAGACTAGGAAATTATTATCTTCTAGCAGAGGAGATGTTTGCAGATCTTTCTTCTGCTTGACAGCAGCATCCTTGCTACCATAGGTGCCTTTTATTGCCTTCTACCGAAAGGAGTATGTGGAACCTGAATTACATATCAATGACCTGTGGAGAGTGTGGCAGTGGGATGAAAAGGTAACATGGACAAAAGGCCACTTGGAATTGAGAACTGGGTGGAGGAAAAGCAGTATCAGGGTGCTACAGCTCTGACCTCTAGGACTGCCAGCTTCCCTGGCTTGTGTGTCTGCTAAAGGGAACAGCGGACTTGGGTTGCCAGGGCTTAGTTCCAGTCCTCACTCCTGCCTTCCTCTATCCTAGTGGACTCAGCTGAGAATCCGAAAAGAGAACCTAACACGGCTGTTTGAGAAGATGCAGGCTTATCAGTATGAGCAAATCTCTGCTGATCCTGACAAACCTCTTGCTGATGGCATCCGGGCTTTGGATACTACTGACATGGAGAGGTAGGACATACAGGGCTTGTTCCAGGGAACCGCCTAACTGAAGGCAGGTCCTCAGGAGCATTGTTTCTTTGAGGAATTTGCAACGTGGGGCCCCAGCCCTTAGAACCCAAATTGTCAATACAATCAAAAAACGAAttctatcctagaactcactaggctgacctcgaactcagaaattAAGCTGCCtcgcctcccaagtgttgagactgaaggtgtgtaccaccacacccagctaaaagTGAGCTTGCTAGCTGAGTGGCAGTCCACTTCTGTAAGCTTAGTGGAAGGTAGAACTGAGAAGGTCATGAGTTAAGAGTTAGCTTGAACTATATAAAACTCCATGGGGAGCAGTGGAATAAGCTGACAGATTCTCATTTTGGATTTCCATATTAGTATATAAACAGATTTATTTACCAAAAATTAAGTTGTTAAACAGGAATTTAAATTAggtatggtggcccacacctataatcccagttcttgagAGGATTTTGAGGCAGGAGGGTAGTGTTCAAAGTTGGGCAACATAAtgtctgtctccaaaaaagaccgggggggggggggaggccaaGACAAGAGAAGTAACAGGCAATCCAGTAGCAAGTGCCTACATCTTTGCAACCTTTGTATTAGGTATACATATTTGGTAATGTGTGCATTTATTCCGTGTTGATAATGCTACATAAGAAACAGtttgtagggggctggagagatggctcagaggttaagagcattgcctgctcttccagagttcctgagttcaattcccagcaaccacgtggtggctcacaaccatctgtggtgaggtctggcgccctcttctggccttcaggcatacatgcagaaaggatattgtatacataataaataaatattaaaaaaagaaaaacattttgtaatCTGAAAGTACTTTGGGAGCCTGAATAATGTGGTATTGGAGGGTAACAAATGGTTTTGGTGGATAGCATTTATATTGAGAAGTAGTTTCAAAGACTTTGAACTTCACTAAACAGGTGTTGCCTGTTCTGCCTCTTCcttatattgtttgtttgtttgtttacttatttaagaTAGTGCCTTACTGTGCagctcagactggcttcagactGTAGTCTAGGTTTCTCtagtgctgaggtcacaggtgtGGCCTTTATCTTCCACTAACCGTTTCTGTTTGGCATTTTTcctatatttgtgtatatactgTTACAGGATCTCCTATAGAACAGTCTGACCTTAGACTCCTGATATTCccacctctcaagttctgggacaTCACACCTactttacctgtttgtttttgaagcagaTGTTGCAGGATGTCCCAAGCTGTCTCAGACTTGTGGCAGGCCTCTTGCTTCAGTTTCCAAATATTACAGCCATGCACTACCACTCCCAGCAACATACATTCCTTTAAGATATCCTGGTTGTGCTGAAACTGTAGTCTGGGACTGTTCTGTGACTTTATTTGCTTATCTTTACTTGATCTTGCTTCCTGGGAATTAGAAGTATTATAGCAAAGCTTGCTCCCAGTAATAGGATCTTGCATCTTTCCCCTTTAGGCTCAAAGATGTACAGTCAATGGATGAACTGAAAGATGTCTACAATCATTTCTTACTGTACTATGGTCGTGACATCCCCAAGATGCAGAATGCTGCCAAGGCTAGCCGTAAGAAACTGAAACGCATAAAGGAGGATGGAGATGAAGAGGGTGAGTGTTGAGAAAGACGATGCCAGTCTCCATGGCTAGGTTGGGTGCCATTTGGACATCTTGACATCTCAGGTCCTTGGAACTGATTAGAAACAAGAGCTGATTGCTCTCATTTTGTTCCCAGGTGAAGGTGAAGAGGCTGAAGATGAGGAACAGAGGGGACCAGAGCTCAAGCAGGCCTCCCGTCGAGACATGTACACTATCTGCCAGAGTGCAGGGCTGGGTAAAACCACCTTTTCTCACATAGACATTTCAGCTTTGAATAAGGAAACATTTCCAGTAATGTCCTAGTGGATaggaacaggaaagaatatattaGTCACTCATCTAAGAATAAACTGTAGAGTCTCCATAAACACTCCCCCAACCAACCATCTTTCTATTCTATTCCCTACCTCTATGATTATCCAGTGTCTCTTAAATTTCCTAAGTAATTAGAAGTCTCCCAGATAATTAAAGTCAGGTTGTATTTGTTGTTCTTTGATGGCCTCTCTTTAAACTCTGATGCCCAAACAGCTGCTGTAGCCTCTAACAGCTGGGCGGTCTGCCAGGCTGCTGCCTCACCTTGCACTCCTCTGTTTGCTATAGATGGCCTGGCCAAAAAGTTTGGCCTCACACCTGAGCAGTTTGGGGAGAACCTCCGTGACAGCTACCAACGACATGAGACAGAACAGTTTCCTGCAGAGCCCTTGGAGCTGGCCAAAGATTACGTTTGCAGGTGGGCATAAAGCCGACGACCAGAAGGAAGGGTGACCTGATGGCAGAGACACCCTCATCCTACAGCTCCACTGTTGTCCCCACAGCCAGTTCCCTACACCAGAAGCTGTGCTTGAAGGTGCCCGATACATGGTTGCACTACAGATTGCCAGGGAGCCTCTTGTCAGACAGGTGCTGAGGCAAACCTTCCAGGAGAGAGCCAAGCTAAACATAACCCCAACCAAGAAAGGTAGAAAGGTAAGTTGGGGCTGTTGTTCTAGGTGTGGCCGCACTCTAGACTCCTTCTGCCTCCAACCGAAAGGCAGTCTTTTCTCCCAGGGCCAAGCCCTGCCTACCTGCTAATGATTCCTTCTCCCTGTGTTCAGGATGTGGATGAGGCCCACTACGCTTATTCTTTTAAGTACTTAAAGAACAAGCCTGTTAAAGAGCTAAGAGATGACCAGTTCCTCAAGATAGGCCTGGCTGAGGATGAAGGACTGCTCACCATTGACATCAGCATAGATATGAAGGGAGTGGAAGGGTAAATACAGCTtactcctgggctggagagggctGGAGGAGGGAAGGCAGCCCTCGGGAGCATAGGCTACTGTTTCTGAGTAAACAAGCCTCACACACTCATGGATGTGTGAGGGTCATGTTTTCCCCGCCACACACCAGAGCTTTGTGCCCTTCCTCAGGTATGGCAACGACCAAACATATTTCGAGGAGATCAAGCAGTTTTACTACCGGGATGAGTTCAGCCACCAAGTACAAGAATGGAACAGGCAGCGCACCATGGCCATTGAACGAGCTTTGCAGCAGTTCCTGTATGTGCAGATGgccaaagaactcaagaacaagctgctagcagaggccagagagagtgtTGTAAAGGTGAGGCCTGCAAGCCACTGCCTTACTCCTCTCTGGGGGTGGGCTCAGACATTTAACCTAAGGACATTACCACACAGCCCTAGCCCTAAACTccaatttttcattattatatttattaattacaagtgtgggtgtgtgcatgaacatgtgtgaTCAGAGGATATTTTTTGGAAGTtgattctgcctttcttctgtgtAGGTCCCATGGATTAAATTCAGGttggcagcaggtgcttttacctgctgagccatttctctggtcctactgatttttttttttttttaagacaaagtctctgtAGCCGAAGCTGACCTTGTGGTCCTTCTGATGCTTATGCCACCACACCCCAGCTTTCATTGTCTTTAGTTGAACTGAGAATGAAGATAGCCCAGAGTTGTCTATAGCTAGAGAAAGAATGGGGACATGTAGAGCGTAAGGCGAGAAAGAGTCAAAACAGGGCAGAGGGCTTGTGCCCAGGTTTGCTCCAGGCCTCTTCCCTCTTCATTCATCTAAATGTCTCTCGTTTATGTTGCTGCCATTAACAGAATGCAATTAAAGGTTTGTGTTGTAGACCTGTCAGGTGGCTAGGAGCATATGCTTCATGAACACATACCCTTACACATTTGAAGGCCCTGGTGACCATAGTGTCGGCTGTGTCTCTACTTTAGGCTTGTAGCCGAAAGCTCTACAACTGGTTGAGGGTGGCTCCCTACCGACCAGATCAGCAGGTGGAAGAAGATGACGACTTTATGGATGAGAACCAGGGGAAGGGCATTCGAGTCCTAGGCATTGCTTTCTCCTCTGCCAggtacctacctacctaccttgcACCATCACCTGTCTTTCACAGTTTCTTCTTCCCACTTGTGGTTCATCTTGCTAATTGTTGcattcttctttctgtgtctggctggcagagATCACCCTGTGTTCTGTGCCTTAGTCAATGGTGAGGGAGAAGTGACTGATTTCCTTCGCCTGCCCCATTTCACCAAGCGGCGAACTGCATGGAGAGAAGAAGAGCGGGAAAAGAAAGTAGGTCTCTAGAATAGATCACAAGTGTTTACTCAGTGTACTCTGTACTTCAGTGAGTTCAAGTGTTGTGGtctaagcaaaacaacaaaacttcacATAAGTAAGTCGGGTTcatcacatcttttctttctttttctctctcccttttttggtttttcaagactgggtttctctatagctttggagcctgtgctaaAACTTACTTTGTAAGTTTTACAtagatccactttcctctgcctctctagtgatggggttaaggcatgcaccaccactcctggcaagtttttttaaataacaaaaacatttatttaaataaacaacatTCTACTGATAAcaatatacagatatataaaacaatatatatatagtacaaCACAGATACAGCACTCTGCTGATACAttatacaaatatacaaaacaatACATATATAGTACAACACAGATACCGCACTCTGCTGATACAttatacaaatacacaaaacaataCATATATAGTACAACACAGATACAGCACTCTACTGGCAGTCTATTCCccatcttaatatttaaaaaccgTCTCACCTTTGGGAGTCAGTCTCACTTGTAGGCAGTAGATGACACTCTTCACTGGGTGTGGTTTGCTTCTAGCGTCCATCAGTGCCTAGGCCTTGTCTACTTCTAGATCTGCAGTGGCTGCTTCTGTTCTTAGCAGCATCTAGGTCAGACTGTTCCATGACTGGGGGCCAGTGGGGCATTATTCCAGCTTTttccctgcttctttccttcttctctttttctaaagaaagaggaaTTTGAATGCTcttttgcttgattgtttttttgttttaagacggggtttctctgtagctttggagcctgtcctggaaacgagctcttgtagaccaggctggcctcaaactcacagagatctgcctgcctctgcttcctgagtgatggga from Microtus ochrogaster isolate Prairie Vole_2 chromosome 7, MicOch1.0, whole genome shotgun sequence encodes:
- the Supt6h gene encoding transcription elongation factor SPT6 isoform X1, coding for MSDFVESEAEESEEEYNDEGEVVPRVTKKFVEEEDDDEEEEEENLDDQDEQGNLKGFINDDDDEEEGEEDEGSDSADSEDDVGHKKRKRTFDDRLEDDDFDLIEENLGVKVKRGQKYRRVKKMSDDEDDDEEEYGKEEHEKEAIAGEIFQDEEGEEGQEAVEAPMAPPEEEEEDDEESDIDDFIVDDDGQPLKKPKWRKKLPGYTDAALQEAQEIFGVDFDYDEFEKYNEYDEELEEDYEYEDDEAEGEIRVRPKKTTKKHVSRRSIFEMYEPSELESSHLTDQDNEIRATDLPERFQLRSIPVKAAEDDELEEEADWIYRNAFATPTISLQESCDYLDRGQPTSSFSRKGPSTIQKIKEALGFMRNQHFEVPFIAFYRKEYVEPELHINDLWRVWQWDEKWTQLRIRKENLTRLFEKMQAYQYEQISADPDKPLADGIRALDTTDMERLKDVQSMDELKDVYNHFLLYYGRDIPKMQNAAKASRKKLKRIKEDGDEEGEGEEAEDEEQRGPELKQASRRDMYTICQSAGLDGLAKKFGLTPEQFGENLRDSYQRHETEQFPAEPLELAKDYVCSQFPTPEAVLEGARYMVALQIAREPLVRQVLRQTFQERAKLNITPTKKGRKDVDEAHYAYSFKYLKNKPVKELRDDQFLKIGLAEDEGLLTIDISIDMKGVEGYGNDQTYFEEIKQFYYRDEFSHQVQEWNRQRTMAIERALQQFLYVQMAKELKNKLLAEARESVVKACSRKLYNWLRVAPYRPDQQVEEDDDFMDENQGKGIRVLGIAFSSARDHPVFCALVNGEGEVTDFLRLPHFTKRRTAWREEEREKKAQDIETLKKFLVNKKPHVVTVAGENRDAQMLIEDVKRIVHELDQGQQLSSIGVELVDNELAILYMNSKKSEAEFRDYPPVLRQAVSLARRIQDPLIEFAQVCSSDEDILCLKFHPLQEHVVKEELLNALYCEFINRVNEVGVDVNRAIAHPYSQALIQYVCGLGPRKGTHLLKILKQNNTRLESRTQLVTMCHMGPKVFMNCAGFLKIDTASLGDSTDSYIEVLDGSRVHPETYEWARKMAVDALEYDESAEDANPAGALEEILENPERLKDLDLDAFAEELERQGYGDKHITLYDIRAELSCRYKDLRTAYRSPNTEEIFNMLTKETPETFYIGKLIICNVTGIAHRRPQGESYDQAIRNDETGLWQCPFCQQDNFPELSEVWNHFDSGSCPGQAIGVKTRLDNGVTGFIPTKFLSDKVVKRPEERVKVGMTVHCRIMKIDIEKFSADLTCRTSDLMDRNNEWKLPKDTYYDFDAEAADHKQEEDMKRKQQRTTYIKRVIAHPSFHNINFKQAEKMMETMDQGDVIIRPSSKGENHLTVTWKVSDGIYQHVDVREEGKENAFSLGATLWINSEEFEDLDEIVARYVQPMASFARDLLNHKYYQDCSGGDRKKLEELLIKTKKEKPTFIPYFICACKELPGKFLLGYQPRGKPR